The Thermacetogenium phaeum DSM 12270 genome segment AACGGCATTGACCGGGCCGTCCCCTTCGGCCGCCGTGTGAATGATCTGATCCCCTACGCGCAGCTTGATCATCGCCTCGGAGTTGATCCCGCCCCCGTTGCCGTTCTCCGGGCGTTTCTCCACCAGGATCTTCAGGCTCTCCAGGGTGAAAAACTCCTCGTATTGACCGCACCCCCTGCGCAGCAGGAGCTCCAGGGAGGCTTCTGCCCCCTCAAACTGGTAGCCGCGGTACTCCAGTTCCTTGATCTCCGCAATCAACTCGCGGGTGCGGTCGCCGTCCTGCGAGATGTCAATACCCAACTCCTGCGCCTTGTAGTTGATGTTGCTCGCCCCCGCCAGCTCTGACACCAGGACGCGCCTGCTGTTGCCGACCAGCTCCGGATCGAGGTGCTCGTAGGTGCGGGGATTCTTCAGGATGGCGCTTACATGAATGCCTCCTTTATGGGCAAATGCGCTGGTACCCACAAAAGGCTGGCTGTTCAAAGGGGTCATGTTGGCAATCTCGCTGACGTACCGGGAAACCTCGGTGAGGTGCCGCAGGGAGCTCTCCTCCAAACAGCGATACCCCATTTTAAACTGCAGGTTGGGTATCACCGAGCAGAGGTTGGCATTGCCACAGCGCTCCCCAAACCCGTTGATCGTCCCCTGTACCATGCGCACTCCGCAGGAAACGGCAGTAATGCTGTTGGCGACCGCCAGATCCCCATCATTGTGGGTATGAATCCCCAGCGGTTTTCTGATGAAGCGCCTGATCCGGTTGGTGATCTCCCTTACTTCATCGGGAAGGGCACCTCCATTGGTGTCGCAGAGCACAATCCAGTCGGCTCCCGCACCTTCGGCAGCGCGGAGGGTCTCCAGGGCATAGGCCGGGTTGGCCTTATAACCGT includes the following:
- the cimA gene encoding citramalate synthase; protein product: MRFFGDYVLIYDTTLRDGTQAEGISLTVEDKLKIARKLDELGIHYIEGGWPGSNPKDMEFFERARKFSWKQARISAFGATRKAGMKAGDDPNIRALLEAETPVVAVVGKSWDLHVTTALKTTLEENLSMIRESVGLLKEHGREVVYDAEHFFDGYKANPAYALETLRAAEGAGADWIVLCDTNGGALPDEVREITNRIRRFIRKPLGIHTHNDGDLAVANSITAVSCGVRMVQGTINGFGERCGNANLCSVIPNLQFKMGYRCLEESSLRHLTEVSRYVSEIANMTPLNSQPFVGTSAFAHKGGIHVSAILKNPRTYEHLDPELVGNSRRVLVSELAGASNINYKAQELGIDISQDGDRTRELIAEIKELEYRGYQFEGAEASLELLLRRGCGQYEEFFTLESLKILVEKRPENGNGGGINSEAMIKLRVGDQIIHTAAEGDGPVNAVDNALRKALEEFYPCLKEMHLVDYKVRVLDGKDGTRANVRVLIESADSTGTWSTVGVSENIIEASWQALTDSMNYFLLRRCRKKD